The Trichomycterus rosablanca isolate fTriRos1 chromosome 22, fTriRos1.hap1, whole genome shotgun sequence genome has a window encoding:
- the ankrd50 gene encoding ankyrin repeat domain-containing protein 50, which translates to MAQTSLLQGKRFYCREWLFHKIQHCLQEKTAVCSGREAPPTPGGVATPGSAKSCSWGVLLVGGPGSGKTALCTELLWPVSPHAAQRGSDRLCLAFHFCRADDSDTLSVSGFVRSLVTQICRSSLVPQYLEKIRDPAVQDALRPGECERNPGEAFKRGVALPLLSCAAPPQALFLLVDSVDEGMKAGGSESESGSAPSNPRSIGELLSTHHELLPPWLLLICSARRQNKSITKLFSGFRKISLDDLRKAYIVKDVQQYILHRLDQEEALRQHLTKETAEMLNQLHIKSSGCFLYLERVLDGVVDNFIMLREIRDIPGTLNGLYLWLCQRLFVRKQFTKVQPILNVILAACRPLTLKELYHAVWTKNMTLTMEEFQKKMDILSKLLVDGLGGTKILFHYSFAEWLLDVKHCTQKYLCNAAEGHRMMAMNYTCRAKQLNPLEVQEFAYHLINSNLQIEPVNLALWMVWNGTPAKDSLSTSIPKEQEVLQLLVKAGAHISNEDDHASCIVQQALEREDSIRTLLDNGASVNQSDSSGRTLLANAAYSGNLDVVNLLVSRGASMELEDNHGQTPLTLAARQGHTKVINCLIGCDANINHTDHDGWTALRSAAWGGHSEVVSALLYAGAKVDCADADSRTALRAAAWGGHEDIVLNLLQHGAEVNKADNEGRTALIAAAYMGHREIVEHLLDHGAEVNHEDVDGRTALSVAALCVPASKGHASVVSLLIDRGAEVDHCDKDCMTPLLVAAYEGHVDVVDLLLEGGADVDHTDNNGRTPLLAAASMGHASVVNTLLFWGAAVDSIDSEGRTVLSIASAQGNVEVVRTLLDRGLDENHRDDAGWTPLHMAAFEGHRQVCDALIEQGARCSEVDNDGRIPLILAAQEGHYDCVHILLENKSCIDQRGYDGRNSLRVAAMEGHRDIVELLQSHGADVDYKDADGRPTLYNLALENQLGMAEFFLEKGANVEASDTDGRTALHVSCWQGHMEMVRLLISYHANVNSCDNERRSALQSAAWQGHTKVVQFLIDNGTHVDHTCNQGATALGIAAQEGHVDVVRILLENGADPNHADQYGRTAMRVAAKGGHSVIIKLLEKYGATSLNGCNPSPIHTMEQKTPLAVTGKVQSLTIKSNSSGSTGAGDVQTSGRGMSNGPVHAFSSPSESPDSTVDRQKSSLSNNSLKSSKNSSLRTTSSTSTAQTVPIDSFHGLSFTEQIQQHSLPRSRSRQSIVSPSSTTKSIGPLPGSPISEFDWSQVKPVLKSTKGGKSGIDHCSKKDGKKSKDNAAHQQGQVFEYEMTQFDKRIALNKPVKDPHCKAVLGGSSPVDSQEPFYIQQQSCAEKKRNGIMTNPNYHLQGSQVFLGRVSVPRAVHNRGHQEVLDGYTIGESELSLKQALKLQLDGTDPGFNYKKETPL; encoded by the exons ATGGCTCAGACCAGTTTGCTGCAGGGGAAGCGCTTCTACTGCCGCGAGTGGCTCTTCCACAAGATCCAGCACTGCCTGCAGGAGAAGACCGCCGTCTGCTCGGGACGCGAGGCTCCACCCACCCCCGGGGGCGTGGCCACGCCGGGCTCCGCTAAGTCCTGCTCGTGGGGCGTGTTGCTGGTGGGAGGGCCGGGCAGCGGTAAGACGGCGCTCTGTACGGAGCTGCTGTGGCCCGTCTCGCCGCACGCCGCCCAGCGCGGCTCCGACCGGCTCTGCCTGGCGTTTCATTTCTGCCGCGCCGACGACTCGGACACGCTTAGCGTTAGCGGCTTCGTGCGCAGCCTGGTGACGCAGATCTGCAGGAGCAGCCTGGTGCCGCAGTACCTGGAGAAGATCCGCGACCCCGCCGTGCAGGACGCGCTCCGGCCCGGAGAGTGCGAGAGGAACCCGGGCGAGGCCTTTAAGAG GGGCGTGGCACTGCCGCTGCTGAGCTGCGCCGCGCCGCCTCAGGCCCTGTTCCTGCTGGTGGACTCCGTGGACGAAGGGATGAAAGCGGGCGGGTCCGAGTCCGAGTCCGGCTCCGCCCCCTCCAACCCGCGCAGCATCGGCGAGCTTCTCTCCACCCACCACGAGCTCCTCCCACCCTGGCTCCTCCTCATCTGCTCCGCCCGCCGCCAGAACAAAAGCATCACCAAACTCTTCTCAG GTTTTCGCAAGATAAGCCTGGATGATCTGCGCAAGGCGTACATAGTGAAGGACGTTCAGCAGTACATCCTGCACAGACTGGACCAGGAAGAGGCGCTGCGCCAACACCTGACCAAGGAGACGGCCGAAATGCTGAACCAGCTCCACATCAAGAGCAGCGGCTGCTTCCTCTACCTGGAGCGAGTTCTGGACGGAGTGGTGGATAACTTCATCATGCTCCGCGAGATCCGCGACATCCCGGGAACGCTGAACGGACTCTACCTGTGGCTCTGCCAGAGACTTTTCGTCCGGAAGCAGTTTACCAAAGTGCAACCCATCCTGAACGTCATCCTGGCCGCCTGCAGGCCCTTGACTCTGAAGGAGCTGTACCATGCGGTCTGGACTAAGAACATGACCCTGACTATGGAGGAGTTTCAGAAAAAGATGGACATTCTGTCCAAGTTACTTGTTGACGGGCTCGGAGGCACCAAGATACTTTTTCACTACAGCTTTGCCGAGTGGCTTCTGGACGTCAAGCACTGCACTCAGAAGTATCTGTGCAACGCTGCTGAGGGCCACCGGATGATGGCTATGAACTACACCTGCAGAGCCAAGCAGCTCAATCCTCTGGAAGTGCAAGAGTTTGCATATCACTTAATAAACTCCAACCTGCAGATTGAACCTGTTAATCTGGCGCTGTGGATGGTCTGGAATGGAACTCCTGCAAAAGACTCCCTGTCCACGTCCATCCCCAAAGAGCAGGAAGTCCTGCAGCTTTTGGTCAAAGCCGGAGCCCATATTAGCAACGAGGACGACCATGCTTCGTGCATCGTGCAGCAGGCCTTGGAGCGTGAGGACTCCATCAGAACTCTGCTGGACAACGGCGCCTCTGTGAACCAAAGTGACTCCAGTGGACGGACTCTGCTGGCCAACGCGGCGTACAGCGGTAACCTGGACGTGGTGAACCTGCTCGTTTCCAGGGGAGCCAGCATGGAGCTGGAGGACAACCACGGACAGACGCCTCTCACGCTCGCTGCCAGACAGGGACACACCAAGGTTATCAACTGCCTGATCGGCTGCGATGCCAACATCAACCACACAGATCACGACGGCTGGACGGCTTTGAGATCTGCGGCCTGGGGCGGTCACTCCGAGGTGGTCTCGGCCCTCCTGTACGCAGGTGCCAAGGTTGACTGTGCAGATGCCGACAGCAGAACCGCCCTGAGGGCTGCAGCTTGGGGAGGTCACGAGGATATTGTTCTGAACCTCCTGCAGCACGGAGCAGAGGTCAACAAGGCTGACAATGAAGGAAGGACCGCACTGATTGCTGCGGCCTACATGGGACACCGAGAGATTGTCGAGCACCTGCTGGACCATGGCGCCGAGGTAAACCACGAGGACGTGGATGGACGAACCGCATTGTCTGTGGCCGCTCTTTGTGTGCCCGCTAGCAAAGGCCATGCTTCAGTGGTCAGTTTGCTCATTGACCGTGGAGCAGAAGTAGACCACTGTGATAAAGACTGCATGACCCCTCTTCTGGTGGCTGCATACGAAGGGCATGTGGACGTGGTGGATTTGCTTCTAGAAGGAGGAGCGGACGTCGACCACACGGACAATAACGGAAGAACGCCCTTGCTCGCTGCGGCGTCCATGGGGCACGCTTCAGTTGTCAATACCTTGCTTTTCTGGGGTGCAGCCGTGGACAGCATCGACAGCGAAGGGCGGACTGTGCTCAGCATCGCATCCGCTCAAGGAAACGTCGAGGTAGTCCGGACTCTGCTGGACAGAGGCCTGGACGAGAATCACAGAGACGATGCCGGCTGGACGCCCTTACACATGGCTGCGTTCGAGGGGCATCGGCAAGTTTGTGATGCGCTTATAGAACAAGGTGCTCGATGCTCAGAGGTGGACAACGATGGGCGTATTCCCCTGATTCTGGCCGCCCAGGAGGGTCATTATGATTGCGTTCACATCCTCCTCGAGAATAAATCCTGCATCGACCAGAGAGGGTACGACGGAAGAAATTCTCTAAGGGTGGCGGCCATGGAAGGGCACAGAGACATCGTCGAACTGCTGCAGAGCCACGGAGCAGACGTGGACTACAAAGATGCGGATGGTCGTCCAACCTTGTACAACCTGGCACTTGAAAATCAGTTAGGCATGGCAGAGTTCTTCTTGGAGAAGGGAGCGAACGTGGAGGCGAGTGACACCGACGGCAGAACGGCTCTACACGTTTCCTGTTGGCAAGGCCATATGGAAATGGTACGGTTGCTTATTAGCTACCATGCCAACGTCAACTCCTGCGACAATGAGAGACGATCCGCTCTTCAGTCCGCCGCATGGCAAGGCCACACGAAAGTCGTCCAGTTTTTGATCGACAACGGCACTCATGTTGACCACACGTGCAATCAGGGCGCGACCGCACTTGGTATCGCTGCCCAGGAGGGTCACGTTGACGTGGTACGAATTCTTTTGGAGAACGGCGCAGATCCGAACCACGCGGACCAGTACGGTCGCACAGCCATGAGAGTCGCGGCCAAAGGAGGGCACTCGGTGATCATCAAACTTCTGGAGAAGTACGGCGCCACGAGTCTCAACGGCTGCAACCCCTCACCCATACACACCATGGAGCAGAAGACCCCGCTGGCCGTCACAGGAAAGGTCCAGTCGCTTACAATTAAATCCAATAGTTCTGGCAGCACGGGAGCCGGAGACGTCCAGACATCAGGTCGAGGGATGTCAAACGGACCTGTTCATGCGTTCAGTTCCCCGTCTGAATCGCCCGACTCTACAGTGGACAGACAGAAGTCCTCGCTTTCCAACAACTCCCTCAAAAGCTCGAAGAACTCGTCGTTGCGGACCACGTCGTCCACCTCGACGGCCCAGACGGTTCCGATAGACAGTTTCCACGGACTCAGCTTCACAGAGCAAATCCAACAGCACTCCCTGCCTCGGAGTCGCAGCCGACAGTCCATAGTGTCTCCTTCTTCAACGACCAAGTCCATCGGCCCGCTCCCTGGGTCTCCTATCAGCGAGTTTGACTGGAGTCAAGTGAAGCCAGTTCTGAAGTCCACCAAAGGAGGTAAGAGTGGGATTGACCACTGCTCAAAAAAGGATGGGAAAAAATCGAAGGACAACGCCGCTCATCAGCAGGGTCAGGTCTTTGAATACGAGATGACACAATTCGATAAAAGAATCGCGCTCAACAAGCCAGTGAAGGACCCTCACTGTAAGGCGGTCCTGGGCGGCTCAAGTCCTGTGGACTCACAGGAACCGTTTTATATCCAACAGCAGAGCTGCGCCGAGAAAAAGAGAAACGGGATCATGACCAACCCCAACTACCATCTGCAGGGAAGTCAAGTGTTTCTGGGGAGAGTCTCCGTCCCTAGGGCTGTGCACAACCGGGGACATCAGGAAGTTCTCGACGGTTACACCATCGGGGAGTCCGAATTAAGCCTTAAACAAGCTCTGAAACTGCAGCTCGATGGAACTGACCCTGGGTTCAACTACAAAAAAGAGACGCCGTTATAA